From Arachis hypogaea cultivar Tifrunner chromosome 3, arahy.Tifrunner.gnm2.J5K5, whole genome shotgun sequence:
ttaaatattttatgaaaaattatattatataataatatctttaataaaagtagttagttaataaattttgaatataataatctaattatttatcaagtaatataaaataaaattttaatgattttatatttttatgttacagtttaaaatattattttaatataaatttttaatattataaaaaagttttgcatcataattaattttattaaataaaaaatactcatatattttatattttatatttaattatttaagaataaaagattttgttgccgtttaaaaaattgtgtattaaagtattgccatttaaagtatttatttatgtactagaaTATTCTgatatttattagagtccatcaatactcttcttttatattagtctttgattttcatttaataaaatctaatgacCTATATAAGTGTGGCTCATTCAATAAACATATAATTATTGAGTTCATTTTAGACATACCCAAAAATTATTATTTGCGCTAAATTAGTGTGCATAGCAGTAAttttacaatttattttattgagtttttatctGACGGTACTCTCGACAAAttactttttcaaatatttaaaataaattgtaaTTCGCTcgtaaattatctttttaaaataaaattacaatttgCCCAGAATTTTTTTAATTCCGAATTCAGCtgtgatatttttgaaaaacacaaataaatcCATTTTTGAGTACTGTACTCAATTTTATATAACAAAATTTCTAgacgtattttatttttatttttattatttttattattattattattattattattattattattattattattattattattattattattattattattattattattattattattattattattacagaaCAAAGGTCTTGGATTCTATTCAAACTAGGACATAATTTAGGAGAATCGAAGCTTATCGTATTTTAAAtctaaattagatattttttttctcaCAGGACCGTAACATGGACACTAATGGATTGAATTTCTATACGAAGAAAAAATTACATAGTTCAGATTGTGGTACacataaaaataaagtaagaaaaTCAAGGAACACATTTAATAGATTTAAAAGGGGCGGAACGTACAGCAGCAGGAAGAATCGCGGCAGAGCGTGGAAATTGGACATAGATGAGTGCTGATGTGGTGGCGGGCGGTGGATGGAGACGAAGCCCTCGCAGCCGACGAAGTGAAAGTGAACTGAGAATGAAAATTCACAAGTTAGGActagataaacaaaaaaaaaaagtttcaactTAATAATATATTTGATCATATTCATACATAGATATCATTATATGTTTTTTAATATAATAGGTTTAAAAATTAATTCCACGCATGAAAATAATAGCCAAATTAGTTTGCATATCGGTAAttttacaatttattttattgaatttttatctAACTACTTTCGACAaattactttttcaaaaatttaaaataaattgtaaTTCGCCTATAAATtgcctttttaaaataaaattacaatttgCCCAGCATTTTGTTAATTCCGAATTCGCCTGcgatattttcgaaaaacacagataAACCCATTTTTGAGTACtgcatttaattttatataacaaaATTTCTAGCCGTATCAtacttcttttttattattattattattattattattattattattattattattattacacaaCAAAGGTCTTGAATTCTATTCAAACTAGGACATAATTCTCGTGAATCAAAGCTTAACGTATTTTAAATctaaattagataatttttttctcATACTTAGGACCCTAACACGAACACTAATGGATTGAATTTCTATATGAAGAAAAAATTACATAGTTCAGATTGTGGTACACACAAAAATAAAGCAAGGAAACCAAGGAACGCATTTAATAGATTTAAATGGGGGCGAAACGTACAACAGCATGAAGAATCACGGCGGAGTGTGGAAATTGGACGTAGGTGAGTGCTGATGTGGTGGCGGGCTGTAGATGGAGACGAAGCCCTCGCAGCCGACGAAGTGGAAGTGAACTGAGAATGAAAATTCACAAGTTAGGGcgataaacagaaaaaaaaagcTTCAACTTAATAATGTATTTGATCATATTCATACATAGATATTCTTATATGTTTTTTAATATAATAGGTTTAAAAATTAATTCCACGCATGAAAATTATTATTTGCGCCAAATTAGTTTGCATATGGGTAAttttacaatttattttattgagtttttatctAACGGTACTCTCGacaaattattttttcataaatttaaaataaattgtaaTTCATCCTGTAAAttgtctttttaaaataaaattataatttgccCAGCATTTTATTAATTCCGAATTAGCCTGcgatattttcgaaaaacacaaataaaCCTATTTTTGAATACTGCACTCAATTTTATATAACAAAATTTCTAGTCGAAtcatactctttttttttattattattattattatttgcaatcCTCTTTCTCATAATCTATTTATATATAGTTTATTCGAATATCAAGGGACTTCTTTTTGGTACAAAAGTATGAAGGGACTTGAGAGTTCATGTCAATTAAGATGTTGGTCTAAATCAGGGATTCACACACTTGAAGCCTGAAATTTTAGTTATGTACAAATTAACGCTATAAAGTATAAACCTTACAAAACTTGCAATTAAACATTAGTAGAAGATAATGTCATTTCACCATTTTATTTCCTCGTCTCATGTTATCTGTAGATTGAAGTTGAACTATAAAGTAAGCAGACGCACCAATAAATTATACCTCAAATAGTATAATTTTTCATATTCAATTAAAAAGTTATGAGTTCGAATCTTTTATCTTTGCTTTAAAAAAAACCTTGATTTGAACACAAATCTTATATTTGGTTCAAATTTTCTATCACAACTAAATATCTTCTTAATTTACATATAAATGGTAAAGAATACTTTTTGTCCCGAAGTttgataaaaatttcaaaaataaaattttagtttatttcaattttgtccaaaaaaatttcggctaattttttaaaaaatttaagcccaattcaacaacaatttcataaaaacaactatcaatacaagtaaatcaagcataattttcatacattattgttaaattagtcttaatttttttaaaaattttgccgtcgagaatatatttgatataaactGAAAACTTCTAACACaaacttaaaacaaaataaaatttaagagtattttttaaatttttaacaaacttcagaaataaaaaatatattttattctaattaatatttattcaattatggcaattaaaataagtattaTTAAAACATTGATATTAAAAATACACCGTTATTTACAACATAAATTTTGTTATAAAGAAAAGAATATCTTCATACATCATCAAAGCGTGATGTCCAAACAAATTTTATTTCaccaaaactattaacaaaatttaaaatttaagaaaataaaaaacaataccCGCAAGGAAATTAATCTCTCTGTAGATATAATACATGACGGAGTACAATAATATCGTTTGATTCATAATGTAGATATAATACATGACGGAGTACAATAATATCGTTTGATTCATAATATTGTTTGATTCATGTAACCAATCCCCCAAGACTttattgttgttttgttgttgttgtttgacaaaagtttcatcTATTACGTATTTTACTAATTTACTTCATCTAATAGGCATAAAAGGGGAATCACTAGAAAGTAGGCGCAAGGGAAGACACGATAATTCTAAATTAACTCAATTAAAACAGTCGGATATGACATGTCAAAAAGTACAATATGAGAAAATTGAAATTCAACTTCATCTAAATTTTAAGATGCCACAATACTGTTTTCCAATACGAACAAAACAAAATGACAAAAAAGAGGCTCCTGCAAGCCAAAGCGAGCTTAAAGCCTTCTACCCCTTCTACCACTCTTTCTGCGAGTGCTATCTGAAGGAATCGGGGTCACATcctctgaaaataaaaataaaaaaaatgaataagtttCAAATGCCATAAGAAATTAGCTCGAATTCTAAAACCAAATAGGTAACTATCATTTTAGTAAGAGAATCaacattatgatttttttttccaaaagaaaATGGCAACACATATGGAGCATATTGGTTGCATAAATGAGAAGGCAAAAATCAAAGTTaagagaatttttaaaataatacctATACGGCCAATTTTCATTCCAGACCGAGCCAGGGCACGGAGGGCAGACTGAGCACCAGGGCCAGGTGTTTTTGTCTTGTTTCCACCAGTGGCTCGGAGCTTGATATGAAGGGCAGTTATTCCCAGCTCCTGCTTCCAAATAGAGTAAAGTCAGTAAACTTTGAAGACCAACCAAAAATATAGAATCATGAGTTTAACAAAAGACGAAGCAGATAATGAACATGAATTGGAGAAATCAATCAAAATCATAACTAATAGACAACAGATAACCATTGATACAGGCAATATAACACCCGATAAAAAAGTACTAAAAGAGTCGGTGAAGAAAGAAAcaccaaaaacaaataaatattagttatttaaCGACCTTGCATCTAGCAGCAACATCTTGTGCTGCAAGCATAGCAGCATATGGGGATGACTCATCTCTGTCAGCTTTAACCTTCATTCCACCTGattgcaagaaaaaaaaataagtagcTGCACCACTATATCCGCCAAGAAGCATAGACTACATGATTTCTTAAGCATCTAATAGGATAGAGACTTTTCTTTATCTCGGGTAGTAACAGTTGAAAGTTAGAACagttaaataaaaaatgagattACTATATCACATTATCTGTTTACAAAGGTGGATACTACTATTAAGATTTTACAATTGTTTTCATATGAAGATGCTTTCTTTTTACCATTAGATGATGAATTGTAAGATTTGATTTTGATATGTTttaaaagtgttatttttttaaagtgtAGCTAAACAAACAAAGTACACTTTTAACACACCGATCTTCATAAGAAGATGTTTttagcatcttcatttgagtaggtgCCAAAGGAAAAGGCAGTTTTATAAAATGGTTTCAGAATAAAAGTATCCACTTAGAACAATCTCAGGTAAAGAGAAAGGTACTCACCGGTGATGCGGACAAGGGTTTCCCTTCCAGACAAATCAGTCACATGCTGCAATGATACCATCGATCCAATTAAAACACAAATTTAGCTaattcaactaaaataataaGGAAAAGCTGAATTCGGTATACTTACAATAAAGGTGTCATTAAATGATGCAAAGATGCGAGCCACACCAAAAACATGTTCACCCTCTCTAACAGCAGGGCCAAGAGTGACAGTTTCTTCCTTGGGCTCTCTAACCTTTCTCCTAGACTGTAACAAGTAAACCATACACACTCAGAATTGAATGCCCTCACATTTTCCAATTATCCATAAACACAAAAAGCATAAAACATAACCAATTACAACGATACTAAGATTAAGTTCTAAACAATGAATGTATATATTATAACGTTTTAACATTTCCTCTAATCTTGTTTTCAGCTCCTACTAATTGTTTTATCTAAATTATCATAAAGATGTAAACATAATCCCACACAAACAGTCAGATCTTAAAGAGAAAAACAGGAAAAAAGAAGCTTTGACATCAACGGCAAATCAATTCGTAACCGAATCACCATGTAAAACCCTAATACGCTACAATCAAACCCCTTAACTATATCACAAATCATACAAAACGACAAGACATTACCAAAGTGAAAGCACATTAGGAAGGAAAAGATAAGCATGAACATTCATATCGAGAATAGAGCTGGAAccaagagaattgagtgaatcgaaaTCTAACAGAAAGGTTAGCATTCGGAATAGAGATACCATAGCTGATGGCCGAAGGATTTgaagctgctgctgctgctgctaggTTTTGGAGTCGAGGCTTGAGAGAGTTCCTGAGTAGCTGAAAAATTGTTTGCCAATATATATGGTTCAATGCCATTAGGGTTTTAAGATTTTAGATTGGACTGCGTTATATTGTTGTTGATGGACTTGGGCCTTAGGCCCATATATCTACCTCTGGACCTATAAGCCCAAAAAGACCTTTAAGCAAAACTACCCAAAAATGCAAATTACAACGCGAATACCAAAAACGTGAACTAcaaaaggattttaaaaagatgagaaaaggacaaataggtcctgacCTTTTGCCTTGCAGATATTTTCGTCTCTAATcatttgaaaaatacttttaagtatctgaccttcacaaaatttggacggatcaatccctgacggaggcatttggacggatcaaTCCCTGACAGAGGCATTtagacggagggactgatccgtctaagttttgtgaaggtcagggacttaaaagtatttttcaattgtCAGGAACAAAAATGTCCGCGGAACAAAAGGTCAGGGAcatatttgtcattttctctaaaAGAAAAAAGTCTTGACCGAAAAAATTGtttctgaaaaaaataaaataaaaaacaatcaaATTAAGTTGAGTTAGTCTAATAATTAGTTCACTAATTTATAAGTAAGTATTTgtgttgaatttttaatttatatactcATCAAGTTatacaataatattatattttttaaaaaaacttatacagttaaaaacaaataaaaattagagtTAGAATATtcttaactcataaataaaataaaattaaatttatatacagataaaattaacattaaatccacactctatcttatcttatctataGTCACACATGTATAAATTGTAGTGAGGATACTCTGATACTCACTTGATGCAAATCTTTGAAATCGTGCTACCGCCATGATTTCCATTTTAATTCCAACTTGTCCGATTcagttagtaattaattattaatggaTAAAAACATATGAACGATGTCTATTATATATATTCCCATAACTGAATCATATATGTTACCTCTTTATTTAGTTTGCTACaagcaataatttttttaaggaaaaaaagaaactaaCAGCAACAGCACTCTGAAACACAAATACTCTTGTTTAAAATATCTTTATGGAATCTTTTAAAGAAAACaagttgataaaataaaaaaatccaatcacttttaaattaaaataataaaacttatataatataaatgattttaaatttgattttcttattttaataatatcttctcttaaaaaaatattccatattttttcaacaaattaaaacagaaaaatactcACTTTTGTTCAATAAGCATCACGATCCTAAAGTAATACAAATTTGGGTCAAACTTTTAATCAATAAACCACTCCTTTAGCAACATAACATGTGATCGAGGTTAAGACAATATAATTGTTGAAGTTTTAAGAGCGTTAAAAGATTTTAAGGATTTATATAGCACTCCTAAAttctttaattcaattttaattttaaaaaatgaaaatatttggtaacaaaaaaaatcaatcaaaaacagtcataacttgccttatttagtatttattaattgttgcaacaattaataaatactaaataagatcgcaacaattaataaatactaaataaaacaaattctgattttttttttttttgtctccatGTTGTTGATTTTCTCCCTTACAATTAGTTGAAATTATGTAGTCGCTCTCTAAGGAGCACTATAACTTTACAATATGTCAAATCGTTATTAGTTATGTTATAATATTATAGAAAAACAGTTAACTTTATAAtgatacacatatatataaattgaaatataatataatttaacaatataaaatattacaaaataaaaattgcaGCGAATTTGACCTCAAAATAAAATAACGTCTCTGTCACTATATTCCTGTTCGTCCTACTTCTTGGTTCCAGATTTCAAAAGGTGGCATGAAAATGTTGATATATCACCTAAATAATACTCATGAAATGGCCCTCTTTGGTAGCTTTAGTTCAAAATAGTGTTTTAATTGGTCATGGGCGTTTTATCATGTGATTGGGCCATGCTAAATAATTATGATAACTTCGTTTAGTGGATGTTTTGGTGTGTGTCTAAGCTTGAGTAATTTATTTATCTAGAGCTTTTAATTAACCGCATAGACTTATTTTAATTGATGTTTAAATTTATGAAATAATGATATGCCTTGTTTGATTAATTACTTCAAATATGCTGTCACTATGACTCTGTTGGAAAGTTGTTAGGATAATATTAGAGACGATAAaagaaagagtttaatttttaagTCTTAAGAGTATAAAATGTTTTATATAATCGTTAATTACAACTgtttttttaatgattatttatgtagttaatataaaagataattatttttgtttatgtaTTATTATGTGATTTAATGCACATATaaaatgatattattttaatagtacatcaaaattagattgtaaaaaaaaattgggaaaTACTAGTTGTACAATATTAATCAGCCTTTAATCAGCCTTTAAtcagatttaaataatatttaattatttttttagtgtaacATGTTCCTATTTTGTAGATACATatctataattagattttaatttaaatttaaattttaaaacccaCCCACTTCATTGGTGGTTACGGTGATTTTGCTTTACTTTCGTAACTTCACGTAACAAATACAGTTTTTTAAATTCCTTATTCTACGGGATATTCACACGCATCAGTGAATCCCAAACCAAAAAGGACGCTGCCAGCTGAATTCTCCATCTCGTCTTCATTGGTGAAGACCATCACCACCTTCCAGCTGAAGCACTCTCTCATTTTGCATTGGTGAAATGTATCATTATTTTTCACACATGTATTTATgtaatttgttaagaaatatcatgttcaacatttttaattatattttaatttaaacataaaaacaCTCTGCTGATTTAATTGGAACAAGGttgatcttatttaattttattaataaagttgttgcaaataaagtatataatcaacaattaatttaaaattgtgttGTTATTTTTCGATTATAATACATCTAATAGTatgatattttatacaaaatatttttaaaacaca
This genomic window contains:
- the LOC112734589 gene encoding small ribosomal subunit protein uS11, encoding MSRRKVREPKEETVTLGPAVREGEHVFGVARIFASFNDTFIHVTDLSGRETLVRITGGMKVKADRDESSPYAAMLAAQDVAARCKELGITALHIKLRATGGNKTKTPGPGAQSALRALARSGMKIGRIEDVTPIPSDSTRRKSGRRGRRL